GTGAGAAAGCAGTCTGGAAAAGAccctctctgcagaaaataatgTAACTGTGAAAGACCCACGGTGGTTGAAGTAATCCCTTTTGATTTGGAGTTTTAGTTGCATGGCAACTGGCTGGGGGTTAGGAGCTGTGTCACCAAAGGCAGAGCGCCGAGACTTTAACCTTTACTTTGGCGTTCCCTGAACGCAGTACTGAGCTCTGCACGTGAAATGCTGGAGGAAAAAAACGCACGGTTCCTCTTTTAAACGCAGTTTGGGCTCACGCGTTCATACACGTGGCCATTCACTTGTAGAtcatttcagagtaaaagaaaaatagactggaaaaaactcaagtttccttgaaaaaataaaaaataaaaaatgcaccCCAAGAGCAAATGTTGCGCAACTTCACTAAACAATATCCGCGCTCTTTCCACGTGTGcgtaaaattacaaaatgaagagaaataaaTGTCAGAACATGTACACATAAGAAACAATTAAACATCTTATTTATTCCTTGAAATAAATGCTTCTAATAGAACGGGACTTACTTGTATAGGAGGGTGGGGTTCCCTTCTTCTCCTCTCACCTCCTGTCGCAGCCGGAGGAAAACCGGAGCGTAAAGCCTCCGTTTTCAGGGAACTaactcctccctcctcttccttccaTCCCCCTACTCAATGCTGCCATGAATGCGAGCATGCACGGAATGTGCAACGCACCAGTCTGCTGTACAGGGGACACAGTCACACAATGCAACAGAGCAGCTTTTCTCTGCGGGTTTACTGGGGTGAAACGGGGGAGAGCTGCTGCAAACAGATCATGATTTTAATATCATTTCatcaaaagaatattttttttatttttggtatatatttttatatggatgcatgttttttcccctctttctcCTTTTGGGATGACAGAAATCATTCATGGTGTCATGGAGCTGTCAGGATGCATCTGTTCTGATCTGCACACTGGTCTATTCAGTCAACAACATAGGAAACCTTATTATAACGcttcattttaacaattcaattcatatcaCAAATTGCTAATaggattttggttcattttgaaccgATTTACTGTCTTAAAATTGATccagaacagaacaaaaattcaaccagtatGACTCAGATCAATACTGCACAGTGcagtgaagttttccagatgcCTTCCTTTCTTTGAAAGATAATCAAgcgtaaattaaatatgtgtacaaacaaaaatacacccATTCACATTTGAGTTTATGCccagtttttccacatcaaaataatacaaattataCCACATTGTATGGTCACGTCTTagtaaaattcaaagtgttccACACACTGGGCACTCATTTTTTTGCAGTCATcacatgttttatttaggtttccTGGAAAAGAGAAGAATGAAGGTTAGAAGCAGTAAGACGGAGTCCAcaagtgtgtgaatgagaggaacccaAAAGAGGTTACAGGGAAAAGAGATAAAGCGAGTGTAGgtaggttggaatgggtggagaaaagtgtcaatgagctcaaatgaaaggaaagctGTCCCAAACTGTGTTGAGAGCAGGCATGTTGTTCAGTCTAGAGACAGTGatgaaaagacaggaagcagagctggaggtagatgaagatgatgaggttctctttgggagtgagcAGGATGGATAGGATTAAGAAAGACtccatcagagggacagcacgttagagcaggggtgtcgaactcattttggttcaggggccataTTCAACCgatctgatctcaagtgggccgaaCCAGTAACATAATGGCAAATAACctttggtcaacttgttatctgtagctttgtttttgtcttgttttttcagctggaagaaatgcctcaaacaactgTTGTGTTCGTGTTTGAATAATCAGGCCATGCAGTTGCTGAATCTTCATGTCTTTTTAATCCgacttcttctgctgtttttacatCAGTCATGCGGTTACAACAACTCCCAAACCAACCGCTTGTGCCACCTAGTGGTGCAGATAATTCACAGCTTATAATCACAACAACAACCTAGTAgactaatcacttattattattattattattatctttttgacatttttgtaattgttttgtcACACCTGATAATTTTTATAGCAACAGAcgcttgcaaaaaaaaagcattgtgtcggtatttcttttcctttgctccctctagtggtggaTTTGCGTATTGCggtaatttctttaaagaaccataactcgccacaggagtGGGTTATAAACTatcttttttcccccaacatccttatatttttttctcttctggaCTGGACCAGATTAAACCATCAGGCGAGCCGcaggccgtatgtttgacaccccagtgttagaggttttggagataaagtcaaaGAGGCCAAGTGAGATGGTTCGGTCaagttcagaggagagacagtatATTGGTAggaggatgctgagtctagagctgctaGAGGATGGAGAAGACAGGGTAGATGGAGGATTCCCTGTGGCAACCCTTGAatgaaaagccgaaaggaaacaaagaagaggtgtgttgtctgctgtgattgTACTTGTTTttacgttatagtaaaataaaccaactgtacctcaatccaaatggtattttccaatattgacaaccattttatttccttttgaaacaactttaaaatggaATAGGTTTAGTTGATGAACATTTtgtctcagacagatcgatctggttagACTGTAGGAaaataaatcgattaatcgattaaaTTGTTACACCCCGATTTTATTTCAGATATATTTCTACACAATTATTGTATTGTACGtgcataaaaatgacaacaacagTCATGTTGAAAAGTGATATAGTCCTGATCAAAACCGTGCTTGCATCAGTGAGTGTGAGCGTGTCTAGGCGTTCAGCCACGGGTGTTTCAGACACTGTGAGGCTGTGGCTCTTTTCTGTGGCAGCAGCTCCAACATGGGCAGCAGAAAGGAGGAGAACTGAACAGCTTCCTCTCGTCTCCACTCGTATTTATCCAGCAGGATCTCCAGCAGACTCCATGGTTTCAGCTTGGAGATGTGCCGCAATTGTCCTGAAGGAGTGTTGAAAATGCAGTTTAGAGATTAGAAAAGTGCAATTAAAGAAAAGCTGGTCATCAAATCCAAACTTTACCTTTACGGTTAAAATATCGTTTTGAATGTCGCCCAGACTGCACAAACTGGGATGGAAGAGGTCCCAGCAGCTCAATGATGTGAGCAATGTGATCTTAGACAACAGAGTCACatgatttattatatttatgtcaGCTCAGATTGAAATGATGATGTGGGGTAAACAAACCTTCCTCCCGGGAGAACCGAACCCCTGACTGAGGGTCAAACAGAAAGTCTCCAGTGGCCAGCTCAAAAGCCTGAACGAGATAGAGAAGCTGAGATCACAACATGCTGCTTACGAGGGAGTTAAACGCAGGAACTCGGCTCACCATGCAGGCGGTGCTCCAGATGTCGGCTGGCGTGTCGTAGTGCGCCCCAATCAGGACCTCTACTGAGCGGTACTGACATGTTTGAATGTCTTCAGTGAAGTGTTTGTGCTGCAGCCAAGAAATAATCTGAATTTATCTGAGGCTTGAGGACAGAACCGAGCATCTTCATGCCCAAATTCTGGGAGCTGCTGTTAAACATTTACATGAATGTAGTTTGAgtgtattttgatttattttctagttttttttacacatcatTTATGGAAAACTGTATTTGGAcaattttttctaacttttcatAATTTCCTTCATCCCACTCCCTTTTCCAgaggaaaaataatgtatatgtaaaataaaagtgcattaCCGACATAAAAGTGTTGGAATGTATGTGACATATGTGTGCACAAGctcaaaatacacacaaaaaaacattaacagtgTAATATCACAAAGAAAACGTGCTGAATGTAGaattttaagaacaaaagaaattatttttattatttcttgatgttttttaggAAGAGGTGTTATCATTTTGGAGCTCTTTGATGCtgcagcactttgagctgtGAACGTGAGGttcataaataaactgaactgaACTTGAAAATGACTCACCACCCAGCAGGCATTGCCCAGGTCAGCAACCTTGATCAGAATTTTATCTGCATTCTCAGGATTCAGTAAATCTAATTCTGGATCCTTCATATCTGAAACACATACATTCACAGTAGTTAGTGGTGGTTTACCTTATAGAGTTCATATATTGATTTAGAAAGTAAAGATGTGTACATAAAAAGTGACTGTAAAAACATCAGTCAGGTCTTCTTTACTTTTAACAGGTTAAAATTCAAACCAAGGCTAGACATGTCTCAATTCTTGGTGTGAAAATATAGAATGAATTGAGTGAGAACTTAAAATTAAGTtcttttttgcactttaaaaaacatctaaaatataaatgtataaatgattacAAAACCCGTATGTGAAAGAATTAGatttacttgtatttatttgtaaaagatTGCTTTCTATTTGGTTGTATTAATTTGATTTGTattaatcaatcaaataaacacTATCAATAATACATGTAAAATGTAGCGTAAAACAAAGCTCCTATAAAGTTAAATTTGTTGCTAAAGTTTTGTCCACCTATAAAAAAGTTGTGTACATGTAACTTAACatttgtgcatctgtaaaaaaatatacatctttaaaaaagcatgttcATTGATCTACAATGACAATACCCAAGTTACAATTCTTTCGCTTCCCaacaaatcaaccaatcagccgCCTTTCACTGTCACCCAATCAGTGCACTGCTTGGACCAGCCAATCAGATACTTTATATTCATGCCAAAGGGAGAAAAACGGGaggaagacatttttacagaagCCCACATTTATTATTAGGAGTACAAAACTTTAGCAACATGTCTAACTTtataaaatggaataaaaaaaataaaaaataaacagtaataGCATTAATTCTCaaaattttggcatttacaatcTCTGCCTTTTTATGTTTCAGGAAACATTTTAGTCTAAGCAACAATGAAaaagacaaagcaaaaaaacatgtttgttttttctttaaccaaaaaaaagttaagaatttGCTTAGACTTCAGTGAAGTTGTTCATCTTGATTCCTTCTCTGACCTACATGTCTAGTGTTTGATTTGGTGAATTTCAGCTTCCaactaaagacatttttcagcaatttaaaaaataatgctttaccaatagtttttttgtgtttttgacactGTTTAGCATCACTTGCGTTACtcttattttacaaatttacattttgttccccaaattaaacattttatttcaacatttgaaaatatatccacgcttttgacttttttaaatttgtgtttgtttaattgtttcGCTAGTCtagaatttatatattttttatgcatagTTTGTATTAATTGCCTTATGTTGTATCAGTCTTGCACTTTTGTTGTAAGTATATGTTTGAATATATGAGCTTTTTTATAAGGAATCTTTTTTCGTCATCTTTCACTATCTGAGAtagaaatatacaaaaataaaacaattcaactttttgaatttgcaaccaaaacaaatactattaaaaagtgtttttgatatGCATTTTTCCTTTGAAGATCATTGCTGTAATATTgattaaatttcattttaaaaaaagtatttcttttatttcacagAAGATAAAGTGGCTCCTCCACTCAAAGAAGGACTGACCTTCAGCTGGGTTCTGTGAAGGCAGAGGAGTGGGATGTAACTCCTGGAATCTGCAGTCAGAGGCTGCAGCATCTGTGCAGTGGCTGGTCGATGAGCAGTCTCTGTGTCTTTGTGGTTCACAGTCCAGTCCTTCTTCAAACAGTAATGTTTGCCTCCTCGTCTTCATGTTGTTACCTGTGAGCTTTGACTGACAGGTGGAGCTGTGCGCGCTCGATGCAGCATCAGAAACAGATGTGTGATCGGACGGAGTCTTTGAGCTTcgacattttctgcttttacccGCCGACCGCCTGTCTGAATTCCTGTATACCTTACCGGGCTGGAGGGAGGGATCATTTGTAAACACTGAACAAGAGGAGTTTAAGTATATCTCTCTCTGTGTGCTTGTCTTCAACATGCAGCAAATCATGCAGGTGAAAGCAGCTCTGAGCTGTATTTATAAATCTGACGCTTTTTTAGGACACTGCAAACAAAAACCTTATTTAGACTTTTCCACCTCTTGGTTTAACACATTAGCTGTTAGTCATGACGGAGTGATGtgtcacagagaaacaaacagttGTGATAACCTAAACATCTTTAGCGGGCTGACAAAAACCAGatacaaagaaatgtttctgtgaGGAAACCTGCTCTCCACTTTAATTCCACACATTCAATGCAACTAGGAatgcacaaacatgcacacagtCAAGCACAGCCAAGGCTTTATTTGATCTAATCTTTCatgcatttgtttatttggctgttttttGCAACATTAAATTAGGATTAGAGTCTTAATTTTGTACCACAAGAATCCTAAGGTGAGCTGGTATGACAGTAAAAGTTCCTGGAATCATTAAAGTCTCAgtctgatcctcttttgatcaattttcaaagtgttgctttaattatgattatgcaatttttagccccCAAAACACTGTGTCAAGTGTTTTCATTATCTATTTTTGAAACtcaatttaagattaattttttaGCTCTGTTATTTCACACttcaagtttttattgtttgttttgtgtttaacccacaattttttaatcatgattgtaTTCACTTACTTATTAACAACAGTTAttattacatttagttttaatgtaCAGCACTTTGTTTAATGTGCTTTAATAAATTAAGAGGATAATGATGATGTGTGGTCTTCTAGGACATAGGCTGTGTCTGAATAGTAGTTTTAAGTGccaaaaaactatatagtgcaggactgtCTAATGCCCTGGATTATATAAGCAATTCGggcaccatgctcactactttctttttttttttgaacggcaagtatgatgtcactgatttcacacaataaaaatctaatcaacAGTAATATTTTACgatgtctatttgtgactccattgtgttctgatgataaaaacgtTGATGGCTtattagaaaattacatttaaacacaatttttgcaaaaattgctcgaccgcaatgcattgtggtttaatTAAATGAAGTGAGCACGCACACTGTtgtcttctgggaaatttctttctgggaaaaccctttttttcttattttttgacaagaaaacaaagattttcaaagtaaaagcatcagTGTGTAGTTTCAGTCTTAATAATTACACAGGAGTTATACGAGCAGGACAAACACTAAACAGGCCGGTTTTACCTCAAATCACTGATATAGTATCTTTTGAATGATGTATTTAATGTAGAATTTCTAACTAAAACCAGACTAAATTCTAAAGTGAAGTCGACAtagaatatttcattttgaatacaaatattttgactcaaaaactaaaaaagtttcaCCTTAAAACTTCAGTTAT
This Oryzias melastigma strain HK-1 unplaced genomic scaffold, ASM292280v2 sc00790, whole genome shotgun sequence DNA region includes the following protein-coding sequences:
- the LOC112141075 gene encoding SRSF protein kinase 2 isoform X2, whose amino-acid sequence is MVLEVLGDQLLRWIVRSNYTGLPLPCVKSILRQVLQGLDYLHTKCKIIHTDIKPENILLRVDDAFIHKLAANAQLCQLPVSSSHTNLVEKPSRKKQSFFNLVGKLSGVFHGFGEWPGKVYRNSDRRSAGKSRKCRSSKTPSDHTSVSDAASSAHSSTCQSKLTGNNMKTRRQTLLFEEGLDCEPQRHRDCSSTSHCTDAAASDCRFQELHPTPLPSQNPAEDMKDPELDLLNPENADKILIKVADLGNACWVHKHFTEDIQTCQYRSVEVLIGAHYDTPADIWSTACMAFELATGDFLFDPQSGVRFSREEDHIAHIIELLGPLPSQFVQSGRHSKRYFNRKGQLRHISKLKPWSLLEILLDKYEWRREEAVQFSSFLLPMLELLPQKRATASQCLKHPWLNA
- the LOC112141075 gene encoding SRSF protein kinase 2 isoform X1; the protein is MDRQIKLHRPPSALRQEHPPTGVVQLYASSISHYVTDATHVSSQVLQGLDYLHTKCKIIHTDIKPENILLRVDDAFIHKLAANAQLCQLPVSSSHTNLVEKPSRKKQSFFNLVGKLSGVFHGFGEWPGKVYRNSDRRSAGKSRKCRSSKTPSDHTSVSDAASSAHSSTCQSKLTGNNMKTRRQTLLFEEGLDCEPQRHRDCSSTSHCTDAAASDCRFQELHPTPLPSQNPAEDMKDPELDLLNPENADKILIKVADLGNACWVHKHFTEDIQTCQYRSVEVLIGAHYDTPADIWSTACMAFELATGDFLFDPQSGVRFSREEDHIAHIIELLGPLPSQFVQSGRHSKRYFNRKGQLRHISKLKPWSLLEILLDKYEWRREEAVQFSSFLLPMLELLPQKRATASQCLKHPWLNA